The genomic segment TTGGTTGTCAACTTATTTTTAGCTATTCGCCGTCACTATAAATATGTAGCAGAACGGCTGAGCATTCAGGGAGTAGCGCCTCGCAGTTATATTCCCAGACCGAAAGCGGAAATCGCTACTCACCCGGCGGTAGTTGTGGTCGGTCAATTAAACCGAGGAACGATTCAAGCGCTGGACTATGCACGCAGCATTGCCGATGAAATTGTGGCGGTTCATGTTGATATCGGTACTACCGATCGCGAAAAACTACAAAGGCGATGGCAACAGCTAGAAGCAGATATTCCGTTGGTAATTTTGGATTCTCCCTATCGCTCGGTAATTAGAACTCTTGTCGATTTTGTCAGCGCTTTTGAAGATAAGCACCCAGGCGTTTTATCTACGGTAATTATTCCGTCTTTTGTAACGGCGAATTGGTGGGAAGGCATATTGCACAACCAAACTGCCATATTCTTAAAAGCGGCTTTACGCGCTCACAAAAGTCGGGTAGTTACTACTGTCAGGTATTATCTGTAATCGAAAATTAGATGAAAATTGGTATTGTCGGATTGGGGTTAATTGGTGGTTCCCTAGCATTGGATTTGCGTAATTTGGGCCATAGAGTTTTGGGTGTCAGCCGTCGCGATCGCACTTGTCAGGAGGCGATCGCACGTCAAATTGTCGATGATGCTAGCGTTAATTTGTCTTTGCTCGCTGACACCGATATTGTCTTTATTTGCACTCCTTTGGGAGCAATTATTCCAACTTTTGAGGCGTTAATTTCTCACCTTTCTCCCAACACAATCGTGACGGATGTGGGTTCGGTCAAAACACCGATTGTGAAAGCTTTAGCGCCAATTTGGCCTAATTTTGTGGGCGGACATCCGATGGCAGGTACAGCCGAAAGTGGTTTGGATGCGGCTATATCTAATTTATTTGCTGGCAATCCTTATGTACTGACACCAACAGAAACTACACCAACAAATGCGATAAAAGTAGTAGAAGAAATTGTGCGATCGCTCCAAGCAAAATTTTATATCTGCCGTCCGGAAGACCACGATAAAGCTGTGGCTTGGATTTCTCATTTACCCGTGATGGTAAGTGCTGGTTTGATCGATGCTTGTATGAGCGAAACAAATCCCAATGTGTTGGAACTAGCCAAAAATTTGGCTAGTTCTGGCTTTCGCGATACCAGTAGAGTAGGAGGCGGAAATCCGGAGTTAGGGGTAATGATGGCGCGGTATAATCGGGACGCTTTGTTGCGGAGTCTTCAACAATATCGCCAAAGTCTCGATCGTCTGATTGCTGATATCGAGCGGGAAGATTGGCAAGAATTGGAAGATAAATTGAAACGAAATCAACAGTCGCGTCCTGACTTTATCGCAGGGAAAAATTTTAGTTGATTGCCAATACCAAACCAGAAATTTATCGACTATGCCAAAGGAAATGTCAATTTCATCAGGAAAAATTCAGCTAGAACCCGGTATTTTATGGGAGCTAGTCATCAAGCAGACGGAACGCGGGATTAGCTGTGGCGCTCTGGAAACGATTCCCACGGAGTACGAGTATGTAGAAGCAGAAGGGATTAATTTCTTGGTGCGGGTTATATCCAATCTGGCACGTAAAGATGCTGCTAAAAAAAGCGTTTCCAAAAATAGCAATACTTCTAGTCAGGAATTCAATCCCTTTCTCCCATACGATAAAGATTTGTTTGTTACCGATATTTCTGACACTCACTTGTGTTTGCTGAATAAATTTAACGTTGTCGAACATCACCTATTAATTGTCACCCGCACTTTTGAAGAACAGGAAAGTTTGCTGACTTTAGAAGATTTTGAGGCGATGTGGGTGGTGCTGGATGAAATTGACGGTTTGGCTTTCTATAATTCTGGCAAGATTGCAGGCGCAAGTCAGCGACACAAACACTTGCAATGGGTTCCCTTACCGCTATCTCCCAGTGGTGAAAGAATTGCGATCGCACCGATGCTGGCGACGACTATCTGCGAAGGAGTTGTGGAGAAGATACCGAGTTTTCCGTTTGTCCACGCTTTAGTTAAATTCGATCGCCATGAAATGCCATCTCCCCAAGCAGCTGCAAAGAAGACACTGGAGTGCTATTTTAACTTGTTACGTGCAGTTGGTTTGCTAAATGATGAGAGCAATGGCGGCAATTCGCCGACTGGTGCTTACAATTTGCTCTCTACGCGGGAATGGATGTTAATTGTACCGCGATCGCAAGAGCATTTTCAATCCATCCCGATTAATTCTTTGGGATTTGCGGGTGCTTTGTTAGTTCGCAATGAGGAACAAATGAAAGTTTTGAAAGAGTTTGGCCCCCTGCAAATTCTTAAAACTGTAGCGATAGAGCAGCAATCGGTTGAAAATTCTATTCACTGCTAAGATTTTTCATTCTGAGGCAAGTAGTCAGAGCAATCCTTTGCTTCTTCAGTTAGAGCGGTTTCAGGGTGTACCGCACACTTGAGATGATAGTTGCCGGAAAAATATTGACAATTTCGGCAAGGTATGTCCTGCGATCGCTTGACGGAAAAAGGAATTTCATGCCTGCCAAGCGTCCATTTTTTATACATCATTAAGAAGACAACCGTGCAGGAGACGATCAGCGCAAAGGGAAGCGAAAATATTGCTGCATCGGGATTGCTTACTACATCAGGTTTTGCTGCATCTTGTTTGCTGCTACTGACGATTATCGACCCATAAGTTGTTTCTTTTGGGGTATTTTGTATGCCTGGTTCACGATTATACATATAATTTACCTCTGCCTAATCAGTAAATAGCCAATCATCTTCCCAAACTCCTATTTGGCCGATATTGTTTGACCGTGTAAGTAATATGTGGATAAGCAAAAACCTTGGCATTGTTGAGATTTATTTACTCAAAAGGCCATACTCTTATGTTTAGCAAAAAACAAAGGCTACTGTCTCTGCCTAAAGTTTGGCTTAGAAATGAAGCAGCTATATCTAGAGAGATAATTTACTTTTACTTAGCAAGTTAATTGATTGTTATTGAACGAAACATCTCAAATGATGATTAATAAGTGTAGTTTGGTCGCTACCGACAAACAAAAAATAGAGTTTTCGGCAGCTTACTTAGGGTTAAATATCAAAATTTCTGTTTCGATTCATCAATATTGGAAATTATTGATGAATCTTGGCATTCTCAGTTAGCCAAACATTTATACAGGAGGTCTCGAATTTCATCCGCTGGCAAATTTCTGCCGATGAAAACTAGCTGAGTGCTGCGTTTTTTCGTCGGCCATTCATCGGTATTCATATCATATCTTTTGCCGCTAAGCTGAAAGATATAGCGGAGATTACTTTCTTTAAACCAAACGATTCCCTTAGCGCGGAAAACATTTTTAGAGATTTTGTCTGTCAAGAAGTTTTGAAATTTCTCGACGATGAAAGGTCGATCGCTTTGAAATGACACGGACATAAAACCATCATTTGCTAAGTGGTCTGAATGATGATGGTGATGGTCGTGTTCGTGATGATGGTCGTGTTCGTGGTGATGGTCGTGTTCGTGATGATGGTGAGTATCGGTTGTTTTTGTGGTAGAATATGAATCTAGTTGAGCAAGTCCAACATCAAGAATTAAAGGCAGTTGAATTTTGCCATATTGCGATCGCAAAATTCTAGCCTCATTTTTGACACTCCCGATGTAGTCTTCCAGTTCCTTAACTTTTTCTTCCGGAGCTAAATCGGTTTTGTTGAGTAAAATGATATCGCCGTAGGCAACTTGATTAATCGCTGCTTCGCTCTCGAAATGCTCTGGTGTAAATGTCTCGGAATCTACAACGGTCAAGACGGAATCGAGTCGCGTCAGATCTCGCAGATCTGTTGCCAAAAATGTCATAATAATCGGCAACGGATCGGCAACACCTGTTGTTTCTATGACTAAGTAGTCGATGCGATCGCTCTTTTCCAGTACGTTATAAACTGCGTTGACCAAGCCATCGTTAATCGTGCAACAAATACAGCCATTGCTCAGTTCCATCATATCTTCATCTACGGAGACAAGCAACTGGCTATCGATATTAATGTCGCCAAACTCATTCACTAAAACTGCGACTTTTAAATTTTGGCAATTTTGCAAAATATGATTGAGTAACGTCGTCTTCCCACTGCCGAGAAATCCGGTAATTATGGTAACTGGCATTCCCCGTTTGGGAAGATCGAAAATTTCGTTTTGAGGTTTTGTGCTTGTGACGGTCATGGTTTTTGCCTTAGAGGAGTTAACTGCAAAACTAATAATGGTTCTCATTATACTTAATATTGACGATCGCATGGGAATAAGGCCAAAATTATTTTTGCCAAAGACAGGCGATCGAAAACTTGCGGCGGACAAGTTCCTAGCGCAGTATCAGCGCGACTTCTTGAGCAAAAGAAGTCAAAACAGATCGGTATCAGTCCTTTTGATACAGAGGATATTTGCCAAAATCATCGATTTTCGATCAATTTAATTTATCTGTGCAGCACTGAGATTGTGTGCAGCCACAGACAAGTTAGTAGCGCTGAATCCTTGACAAATAAATCAAAATGTGTTTATCTAGGTTGGCGATCGAAAAGTCTGCTGCTTCGGCAACATCCAGAATAACTGGCGATGTATTCTGGGTAGGAGCGCGATCGACAATGGGTATCGCTGCGACTGGGTGGGGGTGTTTGAATTGGCAAATCCTCAATTTTGGCTGAAGTCCTCTCTGGCTAAGCGTTTGGCTGACCTTGGTGTGGAAAGGGGTAGTCGCAATCTCTGGAACCATTGCCAGCAAAGGGTTTCAGGAAAAAATTTCGATCCCTACTTTACAAGCCGTTGGCTGAAATGCTATTCTTTATCTCGGTAGTCGCAAACGAACCTTGAAAACTTCATATTATCTGGGTTTGAGGATGTTGCAGTTGAAACCAACTAAAATCCCTTTCAGGGATTGAAACGTGGCATTGCCGTGGATGTGATCGATAGGAGCGTAGTTGAAACCAACTAAAATCCCTTTCAGGGATTGAAACGCACAGTAATCGAATGGACGGAAACATAAGATGCCTTTTATGGTTGAAACCAACTAAAATCCCTTTCAGGGATTGAAACAGCAAGAACAGGAAGAGTAGGACTCGATATATTAAAGTTGAAACCAACTAAAATCCCTTTCAGGGATTGAAACAGGGGTAATGTGAAAAAATAGCCCCTCTATACCTTTGGTTGAAACCAACTAAAATCCCTTTCAGGGATTGAAACGCAACCCACATTCAGCAGCCTCCAGTCGAGCTAAGAGTTGAAACCAACTAAAATCCCTTTCAGGGATTGAAACAATCCAGAATCGTTTGGTGACCGAGGAATTTAGCGAGTTGAAACCAACTAAAATCCCTTTCAGGGATTGAAACTTTCTGCCATTTGCATTGTTGTGCCGTGGCTGAGAAGTGTTGAAACCAACTAAAATCCCTTTCAGGGATTGAAACAACAGAGGCGAATGGCTTTCCAAACATCAAATCAGCGTTGAAACCAACTAAAATCCCTTTCAGGGATTGAAACAGTTACTGACATTGCCCCGCTCAAAAATTAAGGTGTTGAAACCAACTAAAATCCCTTTCAGGGATTGAAACAGTTTCTATACCCGGTGCCAACGGCGTTCGCAAGATCGAGTTGAAACCAACTAAAATCCCTTTCAGGGATTGAAACTTAATAATATCCTCGGCTGCCTCACCAATGACGCCAGGTTGAAACCAACTAAAATCCCTTTCAGGGATTGAAACTGTGGTTTGCTTTGGCCATTGTGCGGAGAACGCGCAAGTTGAAACCAACTAAAATCCCTTTCAGGGATTGAAACATGAATAGGGCTTTTCCAGCATTGGCTAGTCCACCAATACGTTGAAACCAACTAAAATCCCTTTCAGGGATTGAAACACCGCATCCATAATTTTACCAACGTTAATCATTGAGTTGAAACCAACTAAAATCCCTTTCAGGGATTGAAACTTTGATTAGATTAATGACAGTTTTCTTGCGAGCGGAGTTGAAACCAACTAAAATCCCTTTCAGGGATTCATATCCTATCCGGTAGCATCCGTTGCATAAAAAATCCCTTTCTTATAGCAACCGCCAAGGCGGTTAAGCCAACTCCAACTTTTACCTATGGTTCATAATCCCTTACGGAGTAAGCTTTTCCCTCTTCCCTCTTCCCTAGCCCCTAGCCCCTAGTCCCTAGCCCCTAGCTATATCTGCGTTCATCTGCGTTCATCTGCCTACATCTGCGGTAAAAAATTAACCCCTAATTCCCACAGATAATAACTCCCATGAGTCTTACACTACCGATATAACCGGACACGATATGAAATCCCGCATCGCAAATACAAAATCACTGTTTTTCAGCGAGACGATCGAAACAATGGGGACAGCAAACATCCTCCTGATAATAAGGCGAGTTTTTATCTTCTTCAGAAATGGGATGTCCGCAAGCAGAACACATTTCGTGAGTTCCCAACTCCAGACCCTGACTGAGGGCGACACGCTGGTCAAACACAAAACATTCTCCTTCCCAGAGACTTTCTGCTGGGGGAACTTCCGCCAAATACTTGAGAATACCGCCTTTGAGGTGATACACCTCAGAGAATCCTTGGGCAATCATAAAGGCAGTCGCTTTTTCGCAGCGAATCCCACCAGTACAAAATAAAGCTACTTTTTTGTGTTTGTTCGGATCGAGATTGTGGCGAACGTATTCTGGAAATTCGCGAAATGAGGCAGTTTGTGGATTTTTTGCGCCTTTAAAAGTGCCGATCGATACCTCGTAGTCGTTGCGCGTGTCGATCGCAATTACTTCCGGATCGGAAATCAGCTCGTTCCACGCCTGCGGACTAACATAAGTACCCACCTGCACAAGCGGATCGATTTGCGGCAATCCCAAGGTAACGATTTCTTTCTTCAGCCGCACCTTCATGCGATCGAATGGTTGAAAATCCCCATGAGATTCCTTATGCTCTAAGTCAACCAGGCGCGGATCGGAACGCAAAAACTCCAAAACCGAGTCTATCCCTTCCCGGTCACCTGCGATCGTACCGTTAATCCCCTCCGCCGCTAACAAAATTGTCCCCTTGATCCCCTGTGCCTGACAATGGGACAACAACGGCTCTCGTTTCTCCGCAAAGTCCGGCAATCTCACAAACTTATAGAAAGCGGCAACAACTTGGCCCATTTCCTTAATCGCACCGATCGAATTTTTCTGTACTACTTTACAAACTAACTTAACAGAGCTATTCTAAATAAGGTGCGCTTCCAAAAACTTTTGCTCGACTCTTGACAAAAAGGCAAGCGAAAAGCTAAGATAACAGAAGTGCTTAAAAAAAGTGCGTTTCGGGGGTATAGCTCAGCTGGTAGAGCGCCTGCTTTGCAAGCAGGATGTCAGCGGTTCGAGTCCGCTTACCTCCATAGTTTGAGAGATATTAACTGGTACACAACAGTACAAAATTGGTAGAAAAATTTTGTATGGTTGTCAATGGTTTAACTATAGTGAGAACAACTAGCGGTAGCCGAATGCGATCGCAACCCGTTCACCTAGTACTCGATCGGTACGCTATTTTGGTAAAAGCTAAGATCGGTCAAATTACTGCACCCAAACCAACCGCTACAGGCTCCCTACTTTTATCCTAGTAATATGGCTGCTGGTGATTTGACCAGTTCAGAACAACTCGCTCAACAGACAAAGGAAGTTATCATGAAGCACAAGCATCCTCACGTCTTAGCCTTTGTATCGCAAGGAAGTGTCGTACTTTCGACAGTCCTGTTGTCTGTCAGTCTTGCGATCGCTCAACCTACTTCCTCTAAGACAAAGGATGCGAGTGTTAGTTTAGCGCTTTCCCCTAGCGAAAGGCAAGAACTAGAGCAATTACGAGAACAGAGACGCATTCAAGAGCAAGTGAAAGCAGAGGCGAATCGCGCCTTTAGTGGGACAACACTCCTGTTCAACGTATTGCTGGGAACGCTGGCGATACTTTTGGCAGGTGCGCTCGCTGCTTTGTTCATCTTAAGGCGATCGGTGATGCGAGAAGTCACAGATCTCGTCACCAAACATCTCAACGAACTGGAAGACTTGCAGGGTAGACTTGCAGCTGCGAATCAAAAAGTGCAACACCTGCTGCAAAAAGCGGAAGATGTGGGAGAAGACTTAAGCGATCGCGCAGAGGATTTCCACCAAGAGATAGATGTCAAATTAGATAATATATCTGTAGTCTTAGCCGACTTGTCGCGATCGAAGCAACAGGCGTTCGCAGAACTAGAAACGCAAATCAAAGATGCGAAAACGGGGCTGGTAAAATTAGAAGATGAGTTTGCATCTCGCCTTTCCGAACTCGGTGTGGATGCAGCAGAGCAAAAAAGCTTAATCGTTGCGAATCTGGTAAAATTAAGT from the Aerosakkonema funiforme FACHB-1375 genome contains:
- a CDS encoding prephenate/arogenate dehydrogenase, coding for MKIGIVGLGLIGGSLALDLRNLGHRVLGVSRRDRTCQEAIARQIVDDASVNLSLLADTDIVFICTPLGAIIPTFEALISHLSPNTIVTDVGSVKTPIVKALAPIWPNFVGGHPMAGTAESGLDAAISNLFAGNPYVLTPTETTPTNAIKVVEEIVRSLQAKFYICRPEDHDKAVAWISHLPVMVSAGLIDACMSETNPNVLELAKNLASSGFRDTSRVGGGNPELGVMMARYNRDALLRSLQQYRQSLDRLIADIEREDWQELEDKLKRNQQSRPDFIAGKNFS
- a CDS encoding ATP adenylyltransferase family protein, encoding MPKEMSISSGKIQLEPGILWELVIKQTERGISCGALETIPTEYEYVEAEGINFLVRVISNLARKDAAKKSVSKNSNTSSQEFNPFLPYDKDLFVTDISDTHLCLLNKFNVVEHHLLIVTRTFEEQESLLTLEDFEAMWVVLDEIDGLAFYNSGKIAGASQRHKHLQWVPLPLSPSGERIAIAPMLATTICEGVVEKIPSFPFVHALVKFDRHEMPSPQAAAKKTLECYFNLLRAVGLLNDESNGGNSPTGAYNLLSTREWMLIVPRSQEHFQSIPINSLGFAGALLVRNEEQMKVLKEFGPLQILKTVAIEQQSVENSIHC
- a CDS encoding CobW family GTP-binding protein → MTVTSTKPQNEIFDLPKRGMPVTIITGFLGSGKTTLLNHILQNCQNLKVAVLVNEFGDINIDSQLLVSVDEDMMELSNGCICCTINDGLVNAVYNVLEKSDRIDYLVIETTGVADPLPIIMTFLATDLRDLTRLDSVLTVVDSETFTPEHFESEAAINQVAYGDIILLNKTDLAPEEKVKELEDYIGSVKNEARILRSQYGKIQLPLILDVGLAQLDSYSTTKTTDTHHHHEHDHHHEHDHHHEHDHHHHHSDHLANDGFMSVSFQSDRPFIVEKFQNFLTDKISKNVFRAKGIVWFKESNLRYIFQLSGKRYDMNTDEWPTKKRSTQLVFIGRNLPADEIRDLLYKCLAN
- the trhO gene encoding oxygen-dependent tRNA uridine(34) hydroxylase TrhO; protein product: MGQVVAAFYKFVRLPDFAEKREPLLSHCQAQGIKGTILLAAEGINGTIAGDREGIDSVLEFLRSDPRLVDLEHKESHGDFQPFDRMKVRLKKEIVTLGLPQIDPLVQVGTYVSPQAWNELISDPEVIAIDTRNDYEVSIGTFKGAKNPQTASFREFPEYVRHNLDPNKHKKVALFCTGGIRCEKATAFMIAQGFSEVYHLKGGILKYLAEVPPAESLWEGECFVFDQRVALSQGLELGTHEMCSACGHPISEEDKNSPYYQEDVCCPHCFDRLAEKQ